In the genome of Mercurialis annua linkage group LG8, ddMerAnnu1.2, whole genome shotgun sequence, the window agtagttcctagcttagtctaatgacataatacctaggaacaaacaaacaccaatcacagactcgcagtggtatcatggaccaactgcactcaaatcacatattagcagaggtaactggaccaactgctctgataccaactttgtcacgacccaaattattgagccgagaccggcgctagggaatgggagtggtagctccgaaacccgtagcaagcctaaaaccactctaactttttcgcggaaacgcaaacacaactatcctatagacATAAAATaagaaagacacgtttacaatcataacataacatcatatatagacacatcatcgatacaatcatagtgggcatttcacttccgtaactggtacgtactagcccatctatcgatcaatacaaaaactgacaaccaaaagatgtcacatcaaacaaacattaaacacgtacacaacctataagacctaattatactaggctaagactcgtcacacatatactactgcagcaccaaggggacttgtacccagcacaccaaagacggtctgtctgatccgactctatacacctgaaaaacatcaatgtgaggggtcagtatttggggaaatactgagtgagataacacattactaaggtattatagaaaataacatcgcatttaaaacaaaacacatatatacaaacatattatacttcgagcatttgatccgatcgaaaccctaataccttagtatgcataatgaacattatcacaacatctaacgatcgatcgatatgagtccgggatagttcaaccagccgactcgcagatacaggccccgggatagttcaaccagataggctctgtatcgcatgcacaaacaagtatgatatacgacccatgaaatctctatctatgacttacccagacgctggtgatcacacagcctattgacacccaataggtagcttgtttcccccggatcatatactagttttcacaatctatatatattcgataatacgatgtacaaattcatttctatcgataaaatactatagcatgcgatgtagtttaatattatatttataatataaaaactatctattgcgtaataatactcaaagtaaagtttaactcacaacgatcgctattccttatatccaaacgtaagctccacacgtcattcactcttttaactattccagctcgtcgatctcgtacctcgtcgatgtatccacttcctattcacatcatacgtacgtttaatccatcatcgtaaacttaatactaaaactctaagttataaacttagttcAATATGATCGTATTCCCGATACGACTCTTGACttcgataatattttaatccaattttctCGAAAATATCAAATCTCTAGATCAAATAGAAGTCATACACTCGTGAATACGAGCCGAGGTACACGGGCGTGCCCCGAGGTGGgttcacgatcgtgcaaccaagtgcacgttcgtgcacctcaggggtacacgttcgtgtacttctagtacacgttcgtgcaccatgaaaagtgcacgttcgtgtactttaggtacacgatcgtgtaccttgctaggtgcacgttcgtgtactttcagtacacggtcgtgcaccacgtgcacagctccTCGGAAGttgatttccggggttttatcaccattccgacatgcttcacACATCCATACTCaaaacccatatctcggtttcttcaaaaacgtcataataacttcaaaaacgtcaaattcgaatccaaaatcgttaaaacgataaaaccgctcgaaaccttaaaccaaaacgtcaagcttacctcgattgaCGCTCGTAgaagatagagaattgaattctcaatccatcggcgcgagaatcactcgattcggacgagaaacggcgaaaccgcgtcGGATCGAAATCGTTCGTCAAAAACCATTTCTCTGTTTCtcattctctcgatccttcttctcttcttaatcatatatacatatttggctaaaggttcactttgatccctcatttcttttactcaaaccatttctctattaaactttcaattttaaccgaacgattaattattcacttaaactcgaatatctacgtattatttatatccagataaataatactactccaaatataactattctcgtcgataatcttccgattgctattctcgaggctaaattggctaatttgcactttggtccttgaactcttcaaaattgacaatttagcccaaaatgaatccgcgtccaaattttaaaaggtctccgattgacctgaaacttttaccaccaatactatgaaacatttcgcggaccttggcgaaataattctattttcggacttaactggttaaattaccactttagtccctgatctaaagtttgtgacttttcttgatatttttccttattttcttattccaatccataaacaattacgtcctactccatattatccttttctttaatatccaatatctttatctctgcaactccggtccttttctgccggacacgttgcactaaacggcacctgaacttacggggtattacagtagcAGACTCACGCCGCTTGGGTCTGCTACAAAGAGCAGACCCACGCAAACAGCAGACCCACCACGATGGGTCTGTTCTCCAGTGAGCAGACTCATCACGGTGGGTCTGCTAGGTCTGCTGTTTGTAGCAGACCCACCACGATGGGTCTGCTAGTGGGTTGCTCACctgattaattataaaatatttaaattatttaaatttaaaataattatttatttaattttataaaattaaaaaatttgtatttattaattgcataaaaaaaatTCGGCGATAGACGGTGGTAGCCTGAAAAAATTGGCGACGACGGGTGGTGGTTTTCGGTTGAGTGGtctgatttaattaaattgataggCGCGGTTCAAGAAAAAATGGAATCGGTCCGGAACCGCCTAAGAGTCGGTTCCATGACGGTTCAGAACCGGACGTTTCCGATTCCGATTTCGGTTTTGGTTTAGGACGGTTTAgacaaaatattgaaaataattaaatttaattactaaaaaataaaatttaacaataaaacaaCTCATGGAGATagtattataagaaaataaagaaatttttttaaaaaataaaatattaaccaaaaattttactaaaataaatataacatatattttattgcaaaaatatatatattatatgataaaaatataatatatatatcaaatatataatatattttttttatcaatgggTTCGACCCTTGAACTACCGGTTCCGACCCGAAACCGCCGGTTTACGGTTCAATAAATTTGAAACCGGCTCGGAACAGCCCTTTCTACGATTCCGGGCCGGTTTTAGTCCGGTTTCGGGTTTGACCGGTTTTGGGCCGGTTCACAAGCTGACCCAGTCCATGGCCAGCTTTCTATTTAggtattatttaattgaatgaatgggttatatttgatttggttagatgCGTATCTTTAGatttgattaaattgatttgCTTTGGTTTTTGTTATTGACTTTAGGGATATTTTGagcatttttgaaaaaataaagggTTTGAGACAGTTTTGGGGCAAAAAGGGtttaattgattattatttaaagattagaAAGTTTAGCGGCCGATTTTAAAATTCAAGGGGTTTGGTGATAGGAGGTTTAAGTTGGAGTGTCATAGCTGATTAATAGCGAAGTCTACCAATAGATACAATCATTTAAATTTGagatttgatatttgaaataaaCTAAAGATATTCACATGATTAAATCGATATCAACTTCAATAAAGAActgattttataattaaatgtaTGACAAAAAGACCAATCTACAACTCTCAAAATATGTAAAGGATAATGTACATCTTGTCAAACAAAAACTTTTCACAGCAGGGGATATGACAACTATAGTAACCAAACAAGAATCTACTAAAAGATTGAAGAGTATGAGTCACTGACTTGCTTTATCTCTATAAATCCCAACCGTCCTTCCGCTGGTCGAACTCCGACTTCCGACTGGATAAACTTCCATACATTTCCGAGAATTTCTGAAGACAACTACTTCTTATCTTATAATGTGCTTGCGTATTTCGACTGATTGCAGCACCTGAGAATTTTGATGTATCTATTGCCCATGCCGGTCTGATATATTCAACTGTCCTGGAGGAGCTTGAATTCGCATACAAGTAATTCAATAACACATCCTCACAATTAAAGTTTTTGTCCACAAATTCCCTTGCTGCCTTAGCCGCCTCGCTCCAATACCTCTCGAAAGCCAATTTACCGTCTATGAAAGCTGCCCCGGTAAGAATCATATTGTATCCTTTATGAGTGCGGGCGTATTTCTCACCTCTATACTTCAACGGGCTTCCGCTAATGAGTCGAGGATAAAATCCGACTATCCGCTCTGGATATTGTCGCCATACATTGAACCCCCGCTCAATATCATCACAACTCATCATGATATCATCATCAAGCTCAAGAACAGCACGAGTGTTTATCAAAGGGTCCATTTTGAACCGATTGTTTAGTGAATTCTGCTTTTCCACTCTGATTCTAATAGGCACAACAGAGTCGAGATCACTCAATTCAGGAGGTATTCCTTTGTTCCAAACCACAACAATCTCTTTCACCGACGAACACCTTGAGTAATGCTTAACATACATTTTCAAATTCCAGAGGCGAGCATCATATGTCATCGTCAATAAAGTAAACTGCGAGTAGTAACCATTTAACGGGTAAGGTTCTTGAGCACCATTGCCTCCATAGACATATTTAACAGCCGTACACATTAGTGCAGCTCCAACTATAAATATCACTGCCACGGCCAATCTTCCAGCCCAAGTATTAGGCCTAATTTTTGCTCGGAGAGATGAAGCTGCTCTGTTCAAACGGCCACAGAACCGTCTTACTTTTGAAGAAAACTGATTTGGCTTCTCCCAGACCAAAAGCGTAGTGTCACTTCTTTTCCCGGAATAGTAAGCACACCAATTGATGGGGATAATACATTTTACAGCTCCAAGCAGCACACCCAAAACTACAACAATTGCTGTGACTGCTGCAAAGGAAGCACACCCGAGTATGAATCGACGCACGGAATCTCCAGAAGGTACACGATCCCCATCCATAACCCCAATCCACTCACCAGTACTTAGCTGCTGCACATCAAGATGATGGTAGCGAGCACCATTCCAGGCATTACGTCCCTTGCTAGATTCTTTAATGCCCGAAGAAACTTCAACTTCTTTATATTCATCCTTTGTAAGAGTTTCCACTTTGAAAATTCGCACTCGCCGACCATATGTATCACCACAGTCCTGACCAATGCGGTAAAGGTTACCATCATGCACAAATGGTCTGCCTCCATTTCTAGCTCCAAAGCTTTTATCAACATTATAAATTGGGTTCTTCTTATGTGGTTTCCAAGGGCCAAGAGGCGAACTACTATGCCAGATTTCCAGCTGTCCGTTTTTCTTAGTTCCAAAACCGCTATGATCTGAACCAAAAAGCCAAAATTCTCCACCATGCTTGATgacaaaagaatcaacaagtgGCTTTTTAATAAGAATCCTTTCCAGTTTCCACTGCAACGGAAATTTAACTGCTCGATAGAGTCGAAGATCGCCCTTCTCACTTCCCTCAGGCATCATATATATCTGCAAGCACAATACCAAATCAGTGAGTCGGACCATTATTCTAATGAAAGAATTTTGGATATCGAAATGATACAAACAGTGAGTCGGACCATATGAGTCATATGACCAACTTAACGTGTGTTACTGAatgcaagaaaaaaataaacttactTCTCCAAGATGGTCAAACACATATGGATATGAGAGATGCCAGTCCTCATCCAAGGCAATGCCTAATTGTTGCCACGTTGCTCCCTTATCAACACTTTTTGCAACTGCAATGTCACCTTGCAGAGTAATTGAACTCTTCGTTTCATAAAATAGGTAAAGATTATCTCCCTGGATCACGTGAATAAACAAACATAAGGACTAGTCAACAAAAAGAAGCAAAAGAATAAAATAGAGATATAATTTGACAACCAACGAAATACTAGAACAAACTATTAAGTAAGTCTTCAGGTTTATGGTTCAACTACCATGCAAAGCAATCCAAAATTCCAATACTATCTTTTTAGTTCCATATAGCATTTTATATGGATTATAGTCTTGTAAGTGGAGAAGCATACTTATTTGAAGAGAGTGCAATTACAACTACAGGCGTAACATTCGCTTGATTGTGTATATAAAAACCGATACCAACGTCCCAACATAAGAAAAGCAAACAGACAAGCACAACGACGGGACCTTCTCGTTGTCTCTAAGATGCCCAAACAGAGAAGTCAACTCATGACGAAAACATTCAAAATAGAAGCATTTTTCAGCaaataaaacgttactaaatgtTACTGTAGATAACAAATATCTCGTCAATAAATCATACAAGAGAGAAATAGTTTTAGATATTCACACAATGGATTGAATCATAATTTAAGTCATCAAATTTACATAAGGAACGAGTTAAAAAAGATTATGGACCACACATCTATTCTCCAAAAGCTTCCGAGTTTAAAGACTATCATATCATTttatagcatatattaattgcatTTATTTAGGACTTCACCAACTATTTCTATCACTTTGCTTGATTTCACATCTTTTTCTCATATTTTCTTACATATGCTTGACCTCAGAGTTCTAATTAGTCATTAGTCAATTTAATTGGGACCTTCATGACATACAATGACAGCCTATACCATCATATACCAATAGAGGAACAATTGTTGATACTTAAAACATCTAATAAACAAAAGAGGAAGTGTCTTCAAAGTCAAAATCACAAATTCATTGTCCGCGAACATTAAATTCTTAGAGAGTACGAATCAAACAATTTCAACATTTCATTATCGCAGCCTTGTCAGCGTCCCAGTTTATCCATGTAAGAAAGTTCCTTAACAAGAAGTACAAATTGCAAATGAAGTCCTTTCATCTACAACTCCCTTTGAGTTGTTCGATCATTACTCACACCAATACGACATCGAAAAACAATTACTCCGTCACCCGAGTTTTCTCTATAATACTAAATTAAACCTTAACTATGATATACTTATTCAAATACTTATTTAATCATATTATGGGTGCAGATAATTATGATGAAAGTCATTTTAATCATTTGCTTTGACCGGCTAACCATCGATTGAGCAAATAATAACTAATGAGCCAAGTTGTACATGGTcaattaaaaatgcaaaaccTGAGcaaagttttaacttttaatctaaaaaattaGTAGTTGAGAGATAAAAAATCACCTGAACATAAAGAAAAGGGTCAGCAACAAAATTACTGGGAAAGCCAATATCTGAGACTGAAGCACAGGTTAGAACTGGGTTAGCTACAGGCCAGGCTGCACTTCCATTTTTCCACATATTCATCTGTGACCAACATCAACCCACATGTCAACACCACAAAAACCAACACAATTCtctattaaacaaaacaaaaaataacaaagtTTGCCCACAGAATTTTGGAAAAACGACTCCCACACATATCATATCCTCatcaaaccaaaacaaaacTAGTCACTGAAAAGGATTAAAACTTGGAGCTTCAAAACAGCTCCAAGTTCTTCAAAACTGATAAAAAAACtagtaaaaaatgaaaaatccaAGGACTTACAGATTCAATAGGCTTCAAAGAGAAAGGAGAGTCCCCATAAAAAAGACCAATAGACCAAGAACCTTCATTATCTTCAAGACAACCAACAGAGTTTAAACCCATAACAGAACCACTTTTAAAATCACCAGCAACAGCAGCAGGTTTACTAAACATAACCCAACTATACAAAAAACCAATTGAAccatacaaaaccaaacaacaaaTGAAGAACACAAAGGCTGGGGATAGTAATCTATGATGAAGCAAATGGTTTTGATATTCCCATCTCCACCTACACCAACTCATCTTTTCACCAGAAGAATTCCCATTTACTATACAgctattattactattattactacTAATACTGCTCCCATTACCACCTGAAACTCCAATTACACCCCCTGAAACACCCATAATTCTTGTAATATTTATCAAACACTTAGCTCACAGTACCAACGAGGTAcatctcaaatggtataaacgctcGGCAGAAAAcggctaattttttttacaaaaaatcatCTTTTTCATGTACAATTCTacaatttgtttcatacccttTTGTTAAAATCCACAACCAAATTCTGGGTTTCcttcaaacaattaaaaaaaaaactgggTTCTATAGTTtatgccaaaaaaaattaaaaaaacaataattttttgtatCAGCTGTATTCTAGTTATATAATTTGATACCCACCCTTTTGATGAAATGAAGAAATAAATTGTGGGTGTGGTTTGGAATGGGATAAAGATTGGTTTTTGAATTTGAATggattttgaaaatgtttctCGCACTAGAAAATGTAGAGAGAGAAGATGGAAAAGGTGGCGGAAGAAGGTTGAAGAGGTTGTTTTTAGTAAAGCGAAAAAATCTCTTACCTGGCcaacatatatatacacatagaGAGGTAGAGTTGTGTTGTAAGCTATTGATATTGTCACATGTGATGTGATCTGTGTTTCTATTTTAACATGCCTACATTCTCTCACGCGAGGGTTGGGAGGGTGTAGTTTAAAGACGTCTCGAAATTATTCCGCCTCTACGAATTTTTTCATATGTGGCTtcggattttaaaattttttatgtttttataattttttttttaattgtgtcatctgttaatattaaataaaatataattcaaaataattgaGTTAAATTGCTACTCGACCTCGGCCTCGGCTCGAGACGAAGCTCAAATAGTTTGAACTCAGGATGAAGCTCAAGTAGTTCAAGATCGAGCTCGGCTCAAATTTTCtgccaattttgaatttttttgagtaaaTCTCGAGTAACTAGCCCGATTCGTTTAcacccttaatttaatttaatttaaacaataatattaTATGTAAATATAGGAACTTGTGGGTAATTTTACATGTGGAGGGAAATATTCGGGAGGAGAGAAGCGCGTGAAATGGATGTGGGACTGTATTTTAATGTTTCTGTGGAATAAGGGATTGTTTGTTGGGAAGTTTaggtatttactccaaaaatgaaaatatttgcacattttaCCTCAACACAGAATAGTTgcagaaaatacctcacgtttttttcatatttatgtttttactctgggtttaaaaatatttatgattttactctgttatcatctggttatcataaatccttctgtaattatatttttgcgcacgttatcatccaattatcataatcttatcatatttcattatcatctagttatcttactgcagcgttatgataacaacatgataatatactgatactgagatgataatcagatactgttttatcataacataatcgtagatattatcataacattatcatatttcattatcatctagttatcttactgtagtgttatgataacaacatgataatatattgatactgacatgataatcaaatattgttttatcataacataatcatagatattatcataacattatcatcttgatactataaatatcatcatctcggtatcatatgataatgttataataacgaaatatgataatattatgataacgattttataatcaaacattattttatgcagaatttttttccccgcaatgttatgataactacatgataatacagtgatactcatatgataattagaggctgttttttataaaaaataataattttttctgcagtgttatgataatgtgatgataatgcagtgatactcatatgataatcagatgctgttttgtttgcagaaaatcgttttttgtgcagaaaatcgtttttttcatcataaaatcgtttttcatgcagctttttagatctaaaattgaaaaaaatcaagattaatttatttagatctgaaagttaaaatgaattgtatttatcaccacgaattaagaaaaaaatcgctaaaatcaaatatgaaagaacggcggagcgacgacgaaacgatggcggagcgacaacggatcgatgaaggaacgatgacgaaaaaaagaataaaaatggagaagaaaagaagaataaagaagaagaagaagaagaagaagaagaagaaaaatggcgagaaaaaaaaaagaaagcagagaagagaaaggaaagagaaagagaaaaaaaagtgacagatagtatataattagagtaaaagaaatatgattagagtaaaataataataaaaaataggtataattataatataaatatgtcttagagtaaaaaaataattatagtaaaagggtgaggtattttctttatcttttctttcttgaggtaggaaatcctattatttttaaaaagagagtattttttctaattttctcttGTTTGTTTGGTGGAATTGAGAGggaattttctttttgattttggGGTTTTGGATAATTGAGACTGTCTGTTTTTATCAAGGTGATTGATTATAATATTTCGATTTtgttatgtaattttttataatatataaacatGAACACAtcgtttaaaaattgaaataacatCACTGATCATCAACAAAtagttgaaattaaattaaaatatttttttatcaatcattaataattttatttaattcaattttatgaTATCAAATGGTATAAATGCTGAGCAGTAAATTATTagattaaaagtttaaattctTTCACAAACACTCCCCTCTTTCcagttactaaaaaaattatataacttatttta includes:
- the LOC126660865 gene encoding glucosamine inositolphosphorylceramide transferase 1, yielding MGVSGGVIGVSGGNGSSISSNNSNNSCIVNGNSSGEKMSWCRWRWEYQNHLLHHRLLSPAFVFFICCLVLYGSIGFLYSWVMFSKPAAVAGDFKSGSVMGLNSVGCLEDNEGSWSIGLFYGDSPFSLKPIESMNMWKNGSAAWPVANPVLTCASVSDIGFPSNFVADPFLYVQGDNLYLFYETKSSITLQGDIAVAKSVDKGATWQQLGIALDEDWHLSYPYVFDHLGEIYMMPEGSEKGDLRLYRAVKFPLQWKLERILIKKPLVDSFVIKHGGEFWLFGSDHSGFGTKKNGQLEIWHSSSPLGPWKPHKKNPIYNVDKSFGARNGGRPFVHDGNLYRIGQDCGDTYGRRVRIFKVETLTKDEYKEVEVSSGIKESSKGRNAWNGARYHHLDVQQLSTGEWIGVMDGDRVPSGDSVRRFILGCASFAAVTAIVVVLGVLLGAVKCIIPINWCAYYSGKRSDTTLLVWEKPNQFSSKVRRFCGRLNRAASSLRAKIRPNTWAGRLAVAVIFIVGAALMCTAVKYVYGGNGAQEPYPLNGYYSQFTLLTMTYDARLWNLKMYVKHYSRCSSVKEIVVVWNKGIPPELSDLDSVVPIRIRVEKQNSLNNRFKMDPLINTRAVLELDDDIMMSCDDIERGFNVWRQYPERIVGFYPRLISGSPLKYRGEKYARTHKGYNMILTGAAFIDGKLAFERYWSEAAKAAREFVDKNFNCEDVLLNYLYANSSSSRTVEYIRPAWAIDTSKFSGAAISRNTQAHYKIRSSCLQKFSEMYGSLSSRKSEFDQRKDGWDL